One Lycium ferocissimum isolate CSIRO_LF1 unplaced genomic scaffold, AGI_CSIRO_Lferr_CH_V1 ctg97, whole genome shotgun sequence DNA segment encodes these proteins:
- the LOC132046175 gene encoding TPR repeat-containing thioredoxin TTL1-like isoform X3 gives MSGHKKPDFDSLADRLRNSLSCNEEKTDNKPDFRELDLGSPVSPLLTRISGLSSTTTTTTSSSSSSSGSGSGRVLSCSGQRKSDSSHSGELSGSSGSISVRNVSYSGQRKSDSGHSGELSGSCGSISGRNVSYSGPRKSDSSHSGELSGSSGSVSGRNVSYSGHSGEISGPGHARPDSGTSSVTSPVVNALPTGNICRSGNVVKTGMASKPKRTDVVGSGTGNYGHGSIMRGGPGPRVASPNRPGPSIASPNRPGPGIASPKSSGPGPCGVSGGLMVGGGEAVKRGILRNDPEELKRIGNENYKKGNFVEALNLYDKAIAISPGNAALHCNRAAALIGLKRLGEAVRECEEAIRLDPSYVRAHQRLGSLLLSLGQVESARSHFFSLGHKPDQAELQKLQAVEKHISECTAARKLGDWTSTLKEAEAATAGAEASPQLFACRAEAYLKLHQLEDAELCLSKVGKYEPSAAASQSKIFGMLAEAYIFFVQAQIEMALGRFENALTAIERAAQVDPRSAEVSLLLKNVRLVGRARARGNDLFKSERYTEACAAYGEGLGLGSLNPVLYCNRAACWYKLEQWEKSLDDCNQALLIQPNYTKALLRRAASNAKLERWAEAVRDYEVLRRELPYDNEVAESLFHAQVALKKSRGEDVSNMKFGGEVELVSGLEQFRAAISSSGASVDQSDHTLGTILNLLPNIKDHFCHFQ, from the exons ATGTCGGGTCATAAAAAGCCCGATTTTGATTCTTTAGCTGATCGGTTGAGAAACTCGTTAAGTTGTAATGAAGAAAAGACCGATAATAAACCCGATTTTCGTGAATTGGATCTGGGTTCACCCGTTTCACCATTATTGACCCGAATTAGTGGGTTAAGttcaactactactactactacgaGTAGTAGTTCTAGTTCATCTGGATCGGGTTCGGGTCGGGTTCTATCTTGTTCGGGTCAAAGAAAGTCCGATTCAAGTCATTCAGGTGAGCTTTCAGGTTCTTCTGGATCAATATCGGTTCGAAATGTGTCTTATTCGGGTCAAAGAAAGTCTGATTCGGGTCACTCAGGTGAGCTTTCAGGTTCTTGTGGATCAATATCGGGTCGAAATGTGTCTTATTCGGGTCCAAGAAAATCCGATTCAAGTCATTCTGGTGAGCTTTCGGGTTCATCTGGATCAGTTTCGGGTCGGAATGTGTCTTATTCGGGTCATTCCGGTGAGATTTCGGGTCCGGGTCATGCCCGACCCGATTCAGGAACCAGCTCCGTTACCTCACCGGTCGTAAATGCGCTTCCTACAGGTAATATTTGCCGGTCTGGTAATGTTGTGAAAACCGGTATGGCTAGTAAACCTAAAAGAACCGATGTTGTCGGGTCAGGAACGGGTAATTATGGCCACGGTAGCATAATGCGTGGCGGGCCCGGTCCCCGTGTTGCCTCTCCAAACAGGCCCGGGCCCAGCATTGCCTCTCCGAACAGGCCTGGGCCCGGCATTGCATCTCCGAAATCCAGTGGGCCCGGGCCCTGTGGCGTTTCCGGTGGATTAATGGTTGGAGGAGGGGAGGCAGTAAAAAGAGGAATATTGAGAAATGATCCGGAGGAGTTGAAGAGAATAGGGAATGAGAATTACAAGAAGGGTAATTTTGTTGAAGCTTTGAATCTTTATGATAAAGCTATAGCGATTTCGCCGGGCAATGCTGCATTGCATTGTAATCGAGCTGCTGCGTTGATTGGTCTGAAGAGATTAGGGGAAGCAGTGAGGGAATGTGAAGAAGCGATTCGGTTGGATCCATCGTATGTTAGAGCACACCAACGGTTAGGATCTTTGTTACTTAG TTTAGGACAGGTCGAAAGTGCAAGGAGTCACTTTTTTTCCCTTGGTCATAAGCCAGATCAAGCCGAGTTACAGAAGTTGCAAGCAGTGGAGAAACATATCAGTGAATGCACTGCTGCCCGGAAACTTGGAGATTGGACGAGTACATTAAAAGAAGCCGAGGCAGCAACTGCTGGAGCCGAGGCATCTCCTCAG CTATTTGCATGTAGAGCGGAAGCTTATTTGAAGCTACACCAATTAGAGGATGCGGAATTGTGCCTATCTAAAGTTGGGAAGTATGAACCATCTGCAGCAGCAAGCCAGTCAAAGATTTTTGGGATGCTCGCTGAAGCATACATATTCTTTGTTCAAGCTCAGATTGAGATGGCTCTTGGAAG GTTTGAAAATGCACTTACCGCCATTGAGAGAGCTGCACAAGTTGACCCTCGAAGTGCTGAAGTTTCTCTTTTACTAAAAAACGTGAGGCTGGTGGGGCGAGCTCGAGCTCGTGGCAACGATTTATTTAAATCTGAAAGATATACAGAAGCTTGTGCTGCTTATGGTGAAGGGCTCGGGCTTGGTTCTTTGAATCCAGTTCTCTACTGCAATAGAGCAGCTTGCTGGTATAAACTCGAACAGTGGGAAAAATCTCTGGATGATTGCAACCAAGCTCTCCTTATTCAGCCAAATTATACTAAAGCTCTTCTTCGAAGAGCTGCCTCAAATGCCAAG CTAGAAAGATGGGCTGAAGCGGTGAGAGATTACGAGGTTTTACGGAGGGAACTTCCATATGACAATGAGGTTGCTGAATCATTATTCCATGCCCAAGTTGCATTGAAAAAGTCACGCGGAGAAGATGTAAGCAATATGAAATTTGGTGGGGAGGTGGAGTTGGTTTCAGGTCTTGAGCAGTTCCGGGCTGCGATTTCGTCATCCG GTGCATCTGTG gaccaatcAGACCATACTttagggactattttgaacctactcccAAATATCaaggaccatttttgtcattttcaatGA
- the LOC132046175 gene encoding TPR repeat-containing thioredoxin TTL1-like isoform X1 — protein MSGHKKPDFDSLADRLRNSLSCNEEKTDNKPDFRELDLGSPVSPLLTRISGLSSTTTTTTSSSSSSSGSGSGRVLSCSGQRKSDSSHSGELSGSSGSISVRNVSYSGQRKSDSGHSGELSGSCGSISGRNVSYSGPRKSDSSHSGELSGSSGSVSGRNVSYSGHSGEISGPGHARPDSGTSSVTSPVVNALPTGNICRSGNVVKTGMASKPKRTDVVGSGTGNYGHGSIMRGGPGPRVASPNRPGPSIASPNRPGPGIASPKSSGPGPCGVSGGLMVGGGEAVKRGILRNDPEELKRIGNENYKKGNFVEALNLYDKAIAISPGNAALHCNRAAALIGLKRLGEAVRECEEAIRLDPSYVRAHQRLGSLLLSLGQVESARSHFFSLGHKPDQAELQKLQAVEKHISECTAARKLGDWTSTLKEAEAATAGAEASPQLFACRAEAYLKLHQLEDAELCLSKVGKYEPSAAASQSKIFGMLAEAYIFFVQAQIEMALGRFENALTAIERAAQVDPRSAEVSLLLKNVRLVGRARARGNDLFKSERYTEACAAYGEGLGLGSLNPVLYCNRAACWYKLEQWEKSLDDCNQALLIQPNYTKALLRRAASNAKLERWAEAVRDYEVLRRELPYDNEVAESLFHAQVALKKSRGEDVSNMKFGGEVELVSGLEQFRAAISSSGASVVHFKAASNLQCKQISPFLDTLCTKFPLISFLKVDVEESPAIATAENVRTVPTFKIYKNGSRVKEMVRPSPEVLESSVRHYSM, from the exons ATGTCGGGTCATAAAAAGCCCGATTTTGATTCTTTAGCTGATCGGTTGAGAAACTCGTTAAGTTGTAATGAAGAAAAGACCGATAATAAACCCGATTTTCGTGAATTGGATCTGGGTTCACCCGTTTCACCATTATTGACCCGAATTAGTGGGTTAAGttcaactactactactactacgaGTAGTAGTTCTAGTTCATCTGGATCGGGTTCGGGTCGGGTTCTATCTTGTTCGGGTCAAAGAAAGTCCGATTCAAGTCATTCAGGTGAGCTTTCAGGTTCTTCTGGATCAATATCGGTTCGAAATGTGTCTTATTCGGGTCAAAGAAAGTCTGATTCGGGTCACTCAGGTGAGCTTTCAGGTTCTTGTGGATCAATATCGGGTCGAAATGTGTCTTATTCGGGTCCAAGAAAATCCGATTCAAGTCATTCTGGTGAGCTTTCGGGTTCATCTGGATCAGTTTCGGGTCGGAATGTGTCTTATTCGGGTCATTCCGGTGAGATTTCGGGTCCGGGTCATGCCCGACCCGATTCAGGAACCAGCTCCGTTACCTCACCGGTCGTAAATGCGCTTCCTACAGGTAATATTTGCCGGTCTGGTAATGTTGTGAAAACCGGTATGGCTAGTAAACCTAAAAGAACCGATGTTGTCGGGTCAGGAACGGGTAATTATGGCCACGGTAGCATAATGCGTGGCGGGCCCGGTCCCCGTGTTGCCTCTCCAAACAGGCCCGGGCCCAGCATTGCCTCTCCGAACAGGCCTGGGCCCGGCATTGCATCTCCGAAATCCAGTGGGCCCGGGCCCTGTGGCGTTTCCGGTGGATTAATGGTTGGAGGAGGGGAGGCAGTAAAAAGAGGAATATTGAGAAATGATCCGGAGGAGTTGAAGAGAATAGGGAATGAGAATTACAAGAAGGGTAATTTTGTTGAAGCTTTGAATCTTTATGATAAAGCTATAGCGATTTCGCCGGGCAATGCTGCATTGCATTGTAATCGAGCTGCTGCGTTGATTGGTCTGAAGAGATTAGGGGAAGCAGTGAGGGAATGTGAAGAAGCGATTCGGTTGGATCCATCGTATGTTAGAGCACACCAACGGTTAGGATCTTTGTTACTTAG TTTAGGACAGGTCGAAAGTGCAAGGAGTCACTTTTTTTCCCTTGGTCATAAGCCAGATCAAGCCGAGTTACAGAAGTTGCAAGCAGTGGAGAAACATATCAGTGAATGCACTGCTGCCCGGAAACTTGGAGATTGGACGAGTACATTAAAAGAAGCCGAGGCAGCAACTGCTGGAGCCGAGGCATCTCCTCAG CTATTTGCATGTAGAGCGGAAGCTTATTTGAAGCTACACCAATTAGAGGATGCGGAATTGTGCCTATCTAAAGTTGGGAAGTATGAACCATCTGCAGCAGCAAGCCAGTCAAAGATTTTTGGGATGCTCGCTGAAGCATACATATTCTTTGTTCAAGCTCAGATTGAGATGGCTCTTGGAAG GTTTGAAAATGCACTTACCGCCATTGAGAGAGCTGCACAAGTTGACCCTCGAAGTGCTGAAGTTTCTCTTTTACTAAAAAACGTGAGGCTGGTGGGGCGAGCTCGAGCTCGTGGCAACGATTTATTTAAATCTGAAAGATATACAGAAGCTTGTGCTGCTTATGGTGAAGGGCTCGGGCTTGGTTCTTTGAATCCAGTTCTCTACTGCAATAGAGCAGCTTGCTGGTATAAACTCGAACAGTGGGAAAAATCTCTGGATGATTGCAACCAAGCTCTCCTTATTCAGCCAAATTATACTAAAGCTCTTCTTCGAAGAGCTGCCTCAAATGCCAAG CTAGAAAGATGGGCTGAAGCGGTGAGAGATTACGAGGTTTTACGGAGGGAACTTCCATATGACAATGAGGTTGCTGAATCATTATTCCATGCCCAAGTTGCATTGAAAAAGTCACGCGGAGAAGATGTAAGCAATATGAAATTTGGTGGGGAGGTGGAGTTGGTTTCAGGTCTTGAGCAGTTCCGGGCTGCGATTTCGTCATCCG GTGCATCTGTGGTCCATTTTAAAGCAGCATCCAACCTACAATGCAAGCAGATATCCCCATTCTTGGACACCTTATGCACCAAATTTCCTTTAATAAGTTTTCTCAAG GTGGATGTGGAAGAGAGCCCAGCGATCGCTACAGCAGAGAACGTTAGAACAGTACCAACATTTAAAATTTACAAGAATGGCAGCCGCGTGAAGGAGATGGTTCGCCCTAGTCCAGAGGTGTTGGAGTCCTCGGTTAGGCATTACAGTATGTAA
- the LOC132046175 gene encoding TPR repeat-containing thioredoxin TTL1-like isoform X4: MSGHKKPDFDSLADRLRNSLSCNEEKTDNKPDFRELDLGSPVSPLLTRISGLSSTTTTTTSSSSSSSGSGSGRVLSCSGQRKSDSSHSGELSGSSGSISVRNVSYSGQRKSDSGHSGELSGSCGSISGRNVSYSGPRKSDSSHSGELSGSSGSVSGRNVSYSGHSGEISGPGHARPDSGTSSVTSPVVNALPTGNICRSGNVVKTGMASKPKRTDVVGSGTGNYGHGSIMRGGPGPRVASPNRPGPSIASPNRPGPGIASPKSSGPGPCGVSGGLMVGGGEAVKRGILRNDPEELKRIGNENYKKGNFVEALNLYDKAIAISPGNAALHCNRAAALIGLKRLGEAVRECEEAIRLDPSYVRAHQRLGSLLLSLGQVESARSHFFSLGHKPDQAELQKLQAVEKHISECTAARKLGDWTSTLKEAEAATAGAEASPQLFACRAEAYLKLHQLEDAELCLSKVGKYEPSAAASQSKIFGMLAEAYIFFVQAQIEMALGRFENALTAIERAAQVDPRSAEVSLLLKNVRLVGRARARGNDLFKSERYTEACAAYGEGLGLGSLNPVLYCNRAACWYKLEQWEKSLDDCNQALLIQPNYTKALLRRAASNAKLERWAEAVRDYEVLRRELPYDNEVAESLFHAQVALKKSRGEDVSNMKFGGEVELVSGLEQFRAAISSSGGCGREPSDRYSRER; encoded by the exons ATGTCGGGTCATAAAAAGCCCGATTTTGATTCTTTAGCTGATCGGTTGAGAAACTCGTTAAGTTGTAATGAAGAAAAGACCGATAATAAACCCGATTTTCGTGAATTGGATCTGGGTTCACCCGTTTCACCATTATTGACCCGAATTAGTGGGTTAAGttcaactactactactactacgaGTAGTAGTTCTAGTTCATCTGGATCGGGTTCGGGTCGGGTTCTATCTTGTTCGGGTCAAAGAAAGTCCGATTCAAGTCATTCAGGTGAGCTTTCAGGTTCTTCTGGATCAATATCGGTTCGAAATGTGTCTTATTCGGGTCAAAGAAAGTCTGATTCGGGTCACTCAGGTGAGCTTTCAGGTTCTTGTGGATCAATATCGGGTCGAAATGTGTCTTATTCGGGTCCAAGAAAATCCGATTCAAGTCATTCTGGTGAGCTTTCGGGTTCATCTGGATCAGTTTCGGGTCGGAATGTGTCTTATTCGGGTCATTCCGGTGAGATTTCGGGTCCGGGTCATGCCCGACCCGATTCAGGAACCAGCTCCGTTACCTCACCGGTCGTAAATGCGCTTCCTACAGGTAATATTTGCCGGTCTGGTAATGTTGTGAAAACCGGTATGGCTAGTAAACCTAAAAGAACCGATGTTGTCGGGTCAGGAACGGGTAATTATGGCCACGGTAGCATAATGCGTGGCGGGCCCGGTCCCCGTGTTGCCTCTCCAAACAGGCCCGGGCCCAGCATTGCCTCTCCGAACAGGCCTGGGCCCGGCATTGCATCTCCGAAATCCAGTGGGCCCGGGCCCTGTGGCGTTTCCGGTGGATTAATGGTTGGAGGAGGGGAGGCAGTAAAAAGAGGAATATTGAGAAATGATCCGGAGGAGTTGAAGAGAATAGGGAATGAGAATTACAAGAAGGGTAATTTTGTTGAAGCTTTGAATCTTTATGATAAAGCTATAGCGATTTCGCCGGGCAATGCTGCATTGCATTGTAATCGAGCTGCTGCGTTGATTGGTCTGAAGAGATTAGGGGAAGCAGTGAGGGAATGTGAAGAAGCGATTCGGTTGGATCCATCGTATGTTAGAGCACACCAACGGTTAGGATCTTTGTTACTTAG TTTAGGACAGGTCGAAAGTGCAAGGAGTCACTTTTTTTCCCTTGGTCATAAGCCAGATCAAGCCGAGTTACAGAAGTTGCAAGCAGTGGAGAAACATATCAGTGAATGCACTGCTGCCCGGAAACTTGGAGATTGGACGAGTACATTAAAAGAAGCCGAGGCAGCAACTGCTGGAGCCGAGGCATCTCCTCAG CTATTTGCATGTAGAGCGGAAGCTTATTTGAAGCTACACCAATTAGAGGATGCGGAATTGTGCCTATCTAAAGTTGGGAAGTATGAACCATCTGCAGCAGCAAGCCAGTCAAAGATTTTTGGGATGCTCGCTGAAGCATACATATTCTTTGTTCAAGCTCAGATTGAGATGGCTCTTGGAAG GTTTGAAAATGCACTTACCGCCATTGAGAGAGCTGCACAAGTTGACCCTCGAAGTGCTGAAGTTTCTCTTTTACTAAAAAACGTGAGGCTGGTGGGGCGAGCTCGAGCTCGTGGCAACGATTTATTTAAATCTGAAAGATATACAGAAGCTTGTGCTGCTTATGGTGAAGGGCTCGGGCTTGGTTCTTTGAATCCAGTTCTCTACTGCAATAGAGCAGCTTGCTGGTATAAACTCGAACAGTGGGAAAAATCTCTGGATGATTGCAACCAAGCTCTCCTTATTCAGCCAAATTATACTAAAGCTCTTCTTCGAAGAGCTGCCTCAAATGCCAAG CTAGAAAGATGGGCTGAAGCGGTGAGAGATTACGAGGTTTTACGGAGGGAACTTCCATATGACAATGAGGTTGCTGAATCATTATTCCATGCCCAAGTTGCATTGAAAAAGTCACGCGGAGAAGATGTAAGCAATATGAAATTTGGTGGGGAGGTGGAGTTGGTTTCAGGTCTTGAGCAGTTCCGGGCTGCGATTTCGTCATCCG GTGGATGTGGAAGAGAGCCCAGCGATCGCTACAGCAGAGAACGTTAG
- the LOC132046175 gene encoding TPR repeat-containing thioredoxin TTL1-like isoform X2: MSGHKKPDFDSLADRLRNSLSCNEEKTDNKPDFRELDLGSPVSPLLTRISGLSSTTTTTTSSSSSSSGSGSGRVLSCSGQRKSDSSHSGELSGSSGSISVRNVSYSGQRKSDSGHSGELSGSCGSISGRNVSYSGPRKSDSSHSGELSGSSGSVSGRNVSYSGHSGEISGPGHARPDSGTSSVTSPVVNALPTGNICRSGNVVKTGMASKPKRTDVVGSGTGNYGHGSIMRGGPGPRVASPNRPGPSIASPNRPGPGIASPKSSGPGPCGVSGGLMVGGGEAVKRGILRNDPEELKRIGNENYKKGNFVEALNLYDKAIAISPGNAALHCNRAAALIGLKRLGEAVRECEEAIRLDPSYVRAHQRLGSLLLSLGQVESARSHFFSLGHKPDQAELQKLQAVEKHISECTAARKLGDWTSTLKEAEAATAGAEASPQLFACRAEAYLKLHQLEDAELCLSKVGKYEPSAAASQSKIFGMLAEAYIFFVQAQIEMALGRFENALTAIERAAQVDPRSAEVSLLLKNVRLVGRARARGNDLFKSERYTEACAAYGEGLGLGSLNPVLYCNRAACWYKLEQWEKSLDDCNQALLIQPNYTKALLRRAASNAKLERWAEAVRDYEVLRRELPYDNEVAESLFHAQVALKKSRGEDVSNMKFGGEVELVSGLEQFRAAISSSVGNCRCICGPIRPYFRDYFEPTPKYQGPFLSFSMILPAQAGE; the protein is encoded by the exons ATGTCGGGTCATAAAAAGCCCGATTTTGATTCTTTAGCTGATCGGTTGAGAAACTCGTTAAGTTGTAATGAAGAAAAGACCGATAATAAACCCGATTTTCGTGAATTGGATCTGGGTTCACCCGTTTCACCATTATTGACCCGAATTAGTGGGTTAAGttcaactactactactactacgaGTAGTAGTTCTAGTTCATCTGGATCGGGTTCGGGTCGGGTTCTATCTTGTTCGGGTCAAAGAAAGTCCGATTCAAGTCATTCAGGTGAGCTTTCAGGTTCTTCTGGATCAATATCGGTTCGAAATGTGTCTTATTCGGGTCAAAGAAAGTCTGATTCGGGTCACTCAGGTGAGCTTTCAGGTTCTTGTGGATCAATATCGGGTCGAAATGTGTCTTATTCGGGTCCAAGAAAATCCGATTCAAGTCATTCTGGTGAGCTTTCGGGTTCATCTGGATCAGTTTCGGGTCGGAATGTGTCTTATTCGGGTCATTCCGGTGAGATTTCGGGTCCGGGTCATGCCCGACCCGATTCAGGAACCAGCTCCGTTACCTCACCGGTCGTAAATGCGCTTCCTACAGGTAATATTTGCCGGTCTGGTAATGTTGTGAAAACCGGTATGGCTAGTAAACCTAAAAGAACCGATGTTGTCGGGTCAGGAACGGGTAATTATGGCCACGGTAGCATAATGCGTGGCGGGCCCGGTCCCCGTGTTGCCTCTCCAAACAGGCCCGGGCCCAGCATTGCCTCTCCGAACAGGCCTGGGCCCGGCATTGCATCTCCGAAATCCAGTGGGCCCGGGCCCTGTGGCGTTTCCGGTGGATTAATGGTTGGAGGAGGGGAGGCAGTAAAAAGAGGAATATTGAGAAATGATCCGGAGGAGTTGAAGAGAATAGGGAATGAGAATTACAAGAAGGGTAATTTTGTTGAAGCTTTGAATCTTTATGATAAAGCTATAGCGATTTCGCCGGGCAATGCTGCATTGCATTGTAATCGAGCTGCTGCGTTGATTGGTCTGAAGAGATTAGGGGAAGCAGTGAGGGAATGTGAAGAAGCGATTCGGTTGGATCCATCGTATGTTAGAGCACACCAACGGTTAGGATCTTTGTTACTTAG TTTAGGACAGGTCGAAAGTGCAAGGAGTCACTTTTTTTCCCTTGGTCATAAGCCAGATCAAGCCGAGTTACAGAAGTTGCAAGCAGTGGAGAAACATATCAGTGAATGCACTGCTGCCCGGAAACTTGGAGATTGGACGAGTACATTAAAAGAAGCCGAGGCAGCAACTGCTGGAGCCGAGGCATCTCCTCAG CTATTTGCATGTAGAGCGGAAGCTTATTTGAAGCTACACCAATTAGAGGATGCGGAATTGTGCCTATCTAAAGTTGGGAAGTATGAACCATCTGCAGCAGCAAGCCAGTCAAAGATTTTTGGGATGCTCGCTGAAGCATACATATTCTTTGTTCAAGCTCAGATTGAGATGGCTCTTGGAAG GTTTGAAAATGCACTTACCGCCATTGAGAGAGCTGCACAAGTTGACCCTCGAAGTGCTGAAGTTTCTCTTTTACTAAAAAACGTGAGGCTGGTGGGGCGAGCTCGAGCTCGTGGCAACGATTTATTTAAATCTGAAAGATATACAGAAGCTTGTGCTGCTTATGGTGAAGGGCTCGGGCTTGGTTCTTTGAATCCAGTTCTCTACTGCAATAGAGCAGCTTGCTGGTATAAACTCGAACAGTGGGAAAAATCTCTGGATGATTGCAACCAAGCTCTCCTTATTCAGCCAAATTATACTAAAGCTCTTCTTCGAAGAGCTGCCTCAAATGCCAAG CTAGAAAGATGGGCTGAAGCGGTGAGAGATTACGAGGTTTTACGGAGGGAACTTCCATATGACAATGAGGTTGCTGAATCATTATTCCATGCCCAAGTTGCATTGAAAAAGTCACGCGGAGAAGATGTAAGCAATATGAAATTTGGTGGGGAGGTGGAGTTGGTTTCAGGTCTTGAGCAGTTCCGGGCTGCGATTTCGTCATCCG TTGGAAACTGCAGGTGCATCTGTG gaccaatcAGACCATACTttagggactattttgaacctactcccAAATATCaaggaccatttttgtcattttcaatGATTTTACCTGCACAAGCAGGGGAATGA